ACTATCTTAACAGATAaatcccgggaaaaaaaacctctttttgttcatattagttcgtattagtttatattagtagatatatgattatatatgatcatataagaaatggaaatataatcttaaacaatattatatggctatatatgaaaatatatgattaaatattccataaaacctctttaagtataactttatatagccatatatggtcttatatgcttatatattatcatgtctgatcatgtaaaagtatatttataaggttaaagataatcatatatcaagagacacggtagtgtctcgctccaagtacacgcggagcgagaccgaccgtgactcttttacgcgacgcgacgatttgcgagtactcgagatgttgagatctcatataacgagtgaacggatcaagttctaagtaggcttgatcgatagcttggggtcgatttgggggggggggggtacgtgtgtttatttttccgctacgtgccctacgagcggagatattgcgacgcaagtcgaaatgtaaaaattttatattaagaaaaggAAATATGGGCAATAGGAGCCAAGCGCCGTAAATAATGCGCaatcaaattattgtaacgatatatattataataaaacggaCGTTTCGACACCTTTTTTGTGTCCTCTTCAGCGTTAACCCGTTGTAGTCACATGGGGTCCAATGGGCCccagattttttttcctttaaaagtatactattttgagagtaaaacgcaggaagtttttttgctctatctaaaaaaaatttgataaatatttttgtgaaaaaagtcaaatttctcaaaaaaaaattttttcgcgttttttcgacataaaaaattttttttaattattatattataaagaggaagtcataaattaaattccagttcaaggtttgagtcgatacatcaaaaagaacgcaaatggCAACTGTTGTAGAGTCCATTGGACCTCATGTGACcactacgttatttttaggaggtgtgaccacaacgggttaaTACATAAATTCGACGAAGTTGATCTGTGAGAGACAGTCAAGCGCAATTGTACTTCGCGCCTCTTCCTCGTGATCAAGATGTAGTACCCCCTCTCAGTCCCTAAGTGTCCACCATTTTAAAGCTAAAAACAAAGCGACGCACGCGCCGCCGTTGCCGTCGCCGCCACCGTCGCCACTCCCGAGTTCATTCTTTCTTTTGGTGCCAAGGTGTCCACACGCCCAAGATGGGAAATAAAAGGAAGAGAAGCAGAAAATCAGACAGGGAAGCGGAAAAAGAGAATCGTTGGAGGAAACGTGTAAAACTGCTGAAGGAAGAACTCAGGAGACAGAAAAGGAAACGGAAGGAAGCACAGCGTCGGAGATATTCCGAATCGTCGTCGATAGATTTATATGCGTCACGCAGTAAGCATAACGTTCATTTCAGAGAAATGTTACACGTAGGTACTAACCTGCATCGTCAAGTGTCGGCACACAGGCTCTAACCTACATGTGCGACAACGACAGTCGACGCGGTACAGGCCCTAACCTATGCCGCGCGCAATTTCGTTTGCTTCGTTGAGGACAATGCGACGAACTTTACCTGTCGCAAACGAGAGGTAGCACGCAGGCTCTAACCTGCACGTGCGACCCGATAAACGACGCAATGTAGGCTCTAACCTACACGCAGGCTCTAACCTGCATCGTCGAGCATCAGCACGCGGGCTCTAACCTGCACGTGCAACCCAATAACCGACGCAATGTAGGCCCTAACCTACACGCAGGCTCTAACCTGCATCGTCGAGCGTCAGCACGCAGGCTCTAACCTGCACGTGCGACGCCAACAATCGACGCAGTGTAGGCACTAACCTACACGCAGGCTCTAACCTGCATCGTCGAGCGTCAGCACACAGGCTCTAACCTGCATGTGCGACGCCAACGATCGACGCAGTATGGACCCTAACCGACACACAGACCTAATCTGCATCGTCGAGGGTCAGCACGCGGGCTATGACCTGCATGCGCGAACACTACAATTGACGCGGCATAGGTCCTAACCTACACTGCGCGTATTCTCGATCACCTCGATGAGGCGATTTTAACAGATTCTAATCTGTCGCATTGCGAATAGTTCGCAacaaacattatatttatagaaacatTACATGATTATAGGTATTCGTACGTCCCTTGAGACGACAAATATAGAAATGAATATTCCATGTACACTACTGTTTTAGGTAACAGTGatagcaacagcagcaacactTCGTCATCGGGGGAAGAAACTCGGCATCGGAGACAAACCTCCGAAAGAGGCGCGAGAGTTGAGCGCCCACATACCGAGAACGCTAAAGCAGCGGAGTCGGACAGTCAAGCGAACGTACCAAACGAAGCTACGCTGGACAATCAAGCAAATGTACCAACCGAAGCTGCGCTGGACAAAGACGTTTTAGACGTCATAGGGAAACGGTTCGCCGAAGAACGAACCCTAGCCGAGCCACTACATAGCGACGTGGTCGCCAGATGGGAAGAGATACTAAAACTTGGACTTCCGACAGAGGAGCAGGCGGAACTTCTCAAAAAATACCCCCCTCCTTCAAACTGCACACGCATCGACCCTCCAAAACTTAATCCGGAGGTAAAGGCGTGTCTGCAAGAGGCTGTCTGGAAAAGAGACGAGAGAATAGTCTCAAAACAAGCGAAAATTTCGACATGCCTCGCGGCAGTAGGAAAAGGTTTATCAACACTATTCAGACATAAAGGAGAGGGGGAAAACCTCGCAGTGATCGAAGCGCTCGGACACACGAGCCGGCTACTCGCGGACCTACACCACGATGAGTCCTCAATAAGGAGAACTCTTATATTGGCGAACATTAACGCGGCAATGAAAAAGACCTTAAGCTCCTCAGTTATCGACGAATGGCTTCTCGGCAAGGAATTATCCGAAAGTGTAAAGGCAGCGAAGTTGATCGAAACTTCATCCAAAGACTTGAAACGACCTCAAAAATCGCAAGGGACGACATCGTCAAAAAACGCGAAAACCCCGTCCCGACAGTCGCGCTACAAAAGGCAGCCAGCGACGAGTGGCGGGCGTCGATATCCACTGTCCAACAGGGCTTTGAAACCGGCTTCTCAGCACTACAGGGCTCCACACAGGAGAGAACACACAAGAAGACGCGATTAACTCCAGTAGGTAAACCAGCCGGCAAGCTACGACAGTTCTTGCCACGGTGGAAAGCGTTAACCAATGACAAATCTATTTTGTCATGGGTAGAAGGGTATAGAATACCTTTTGTGTGCAAGCTTATCCAAATAAAACCACCGAGAGAGGCCCATTGGTCACGGGAGGAGAAAACTCAGATTTCGCTAAAAATTGCAGAGCTATTACAAAAAGGGGCCATAGAACCATGCGAACCGACTCAAAAACAGTTTATTTCAAGCATTTTCTTACGGAAAAAGTCCAATGGCTCGTATAGactgattttaaatttaaaacagttAAACAAATTCATAAAgactaaacattttaaattagaagACCACAAAACAGTGGTTAGATTAATAAACAAGGGTTGGTTTATGGCCTCAATTGACTTAAGAGATGCGTACTATCTCATACCGATCGCAGAGTCGGATAGAAAATATCTAAGATTCGAGTTTGAAGAAAAGCTCTGTCAGTTTTCTTGCCTACCTTTTGGCCTCTCTACCGCCCCTTATGTCTTCACCAAAATTGTGAAGCCGATAATCTCCGATCTCAGACGAAAGGGTCTCCTTTCGGTGGTATATCTGGATGACTTTCTGTTGTTTGGAAGATCACATGATGAATGTGTATCGAATGTTTTACAAACACGGATAGCTTTAGAGAACTTAGGATTTATAATCAACGAGGAAAAAAGCCAGCTCTCCCCCGTTCAGAGATGCAAATACCTAGGATTTGTATTCGACTCTAATCAGATGACGATTAAACTTCCaaaggagaaaaaattaagagctTTAGAAACAATGTCAAAATTCATTGTGAAtcgaaaatataagattaGGGAGTTTGCTCAAATGGTAGGTTCAATCGTCTCGTGTTGCCCAGCAATAAAATTCGGATATGCTCACACTAAGTCTctggagagagaaaaattcttAGCGCTCGAGGAAAACAACGGCAATTATGATGCAAGCATGACCCTGAGCAATAACATTAAGACGGACTTGCTTTGGTGGAAACGCAATATACAAAAAACATGCAACTCGATAGATGCCTTAAACTTTCAGTTAGAAATCTATTCAGATGCATCTCTGACGGGCTGGGGAGCAGCTTGCGGGAATGAAACAGCACACGGTTCATTGGATGCGTCAGAACGATCGAAACATATCAATTTTCTCGAATTAAAAGCGGCGTTTTTCGGCTTAAAATGTTTTGCGAAACACTTGCGAAGCACAGACATCTTACTTCGAATAGACAATACCACCACCATCTCCTACATCAATAGGATGGGAGGTGTTCAAAATGTAAGACTAAATCGGATAACCCAGGAAATCTGGGGATGGTGCGAAGCTCGGGACATTATTCTGTTCGCGTCGTATATAAGTTCTAAAGATAACTTTATAGCTGACGCGGAGTCAAGAAAGATAGAACCAGAAACAGAGTACGAGCTAGCAAATGAAGCATTCGAAAAAATCAGTACGACACTGGGGAAACCGCAGATTGACCTGTTCGCCAGTCGGGTCAACACCAAGTGTAAAAAGTACTTTTCGTGGTTCAAAGATCCCAACTCATTATCGGTAGACGCGTTCACGAAATCGTGGAcagattttttacttttatgcgTTTCCGCCATTCGCGATTATCCTTAGGGTTCTCCGAAAAATCAGGGATGACAAGGCAGTAGGCATTGTGGTCGTTCCAGAATGGCCTGCACAACCCTGGTTCCCGCTTTTTTATTCGATGCTAGTTTCGGAACCTATTTATCTAAAgccaaatattaatttactaacCTCTTGCAACAGAGAACCTCACCTCACCCGCTGTGGCGACATCTTACCCTGGTTGCCGGCAAATTATCAGGACAGGATTCGATCGGAGACAAACGCCAAGTAACACAATAGAAATAATGATGGCATCATTAACGAAATCGTCACTAAAACAATACGACTCCGCCTTAAAGAAGTGGTGGAGTTTCTGCAGCGCGAACTCCGTCGATCTATTCACCAGTTCAATTCGAGACATTCTTGCCGGCTTAACCGATGCGTTCGAGAAGGGAGCTTCTTATAGCACTTTGAATTGCCTACGCTCGGCAATCTCATTAGTAGTCGGCCACGAAATCGGACAGGACCCGAACATTAAGAGATTTTTCAAAGGCGTCTTTAACAAGAGACCGCCCAGGCCTAGATATGACTGTACCTGGGATCCCAAAGCTGTATTagattatttatcgtctaaaGCGAATAACAAAACCACTACGTTAAAAGTCTTATCTATGAAACTAATCTCTCTACTTGCGTTAGTCACAGGCCATAGGTTACAAACATTCGCCTTATTAGACATAAGAAACATTCGAGAAACTGCGGAATCCATCGAAATAAAAGTTTCCGATAGAATAAAAACTTCAGGTCCGAGCAGGAAACAACCTTGCTTAGTCCTGCCATTCTATACAGAGGATAAGGAGATTTGCGTGGCTTCGACCCTAAAAAGCTATCTAGAAAGGACCAAAGACATTCGTGGCTCTACGAATTCACTTTTTATCTCCTTCAAAAAGCCTTTTAAGGCAGTTACATCCCAGACTTTAAGTCGTTGGATAAAAGAGATTTTGTCAAAAAGTGGAATTAACACAGAAATATTCACGGTTTACAGTACTCGTCATGCCGCGACGTCAGCGGCAAGAAGGCACGGGGTTGATTTAGATATTATCCGGAAGACAGCCGGATGGACAAGTAACTCGAAAACATTCGCAAAGTTTTATAATCGAGACATCGCGAAAGCGTCCGATGTATTTGCGAGAGCGATATTAGACTCATAAAAAGAGTATCGAAGATTAAGTTAGGAAGGCCGTCAAAAACCCGACGCCATATTTCATGGCTTGTAAAACcgtcgagagaaaaagaataaataaataaacaaattttttcttttttattctgccATTCGGAGTGCCGTAACGAAACTTTAAACATCTACATCTTGATCACGAGGAAGAGGCGCGAAGTACAATTATAGATTAAACGAACTTACCTAAGTGAAGTTCGATCATAATTGTATGAGCGCCTCTTCCGAAGTGATCACTCCCACCCTTAAGCCCAGATCTACATCATAGTCAGATCTTTCTCCCCGGAAGTTACGGCACAGCTTTAAAGAATGAACTCGGGAGTGGCGACGGTGGCGGCGACGGCAACGGCGGCGCGTGCGTCGTTTTGTTTTTAGCTTTAAAATGGTGGACACTTAGGGACTGAGAGGGGGTACTACATCTTAATCACTTCGGAAGAGGCGCTCATACAATTATGATCAAACTTCACTTAGGTAAGTTCGTTTAATCTATAATCAAAATTCATGAcagtaaaacataaaattgaataaaaccGGAGCAGTAAACGCGTGAACCATAAGgtgtaaattgaaaataaaagctaTGAGCCATACGGGTGCAGTCAACaagtaaaaacaaaagatgtaactcaaaaataaaatttataataaactgtaaGTCAGGCGCAGTCAACGGATAGAacaagaaatgtaaaataaaaaccatACAGAAGTTCGGTAGACTACATAGTTGTGGCGATCTGCAAGTGCTCCATGTCAATCGCATCTTAGATAATAAACTCCCAGGTTGGAAGACCAGGTAGAACGGTAAGATCGATTATCCTTACAACCAAAAGCGGAGTTATAACGTGAtgttattcctttttttactATATCGTACATCCCTAAGGTCACAGAACATTTTAAGAACGTCACAAGGGATCTTAAAGTGagattattgtataatagtttgaataaaatgcgaacatttattaaaaccCATAAAGATAATCTCCCACGATCGAAACAAAGCAATGTggtatacaaaattaattgtattgaaTGTGACGCCTCATATGTTGGCCGAACTAGTAGACAAATGCAAACTAGAATTAAGGAACATCAGAACCACATAAATAGGAGGACATCTAATCATTCTGTCTTAACTGATCACAGAATAGCATTAAATCACAACTTTGATTGGAACAATACcgaaattttagataatgaaCTGTATTATTACAAACGCCTAATCTCTGAGATGCTGTGCATTAAGAGACAAGTAAATGAATTGAATTTGCAGACGGACACGGAAGGTTTACCAGACTCTTATCTGAGCgttaaggtgcgatttcattgacgctagaaaccagcggcagcgtcaaaaAAATGTAGTGAGGGAAGAAGTTCAGACCGTCTCAACTTTTTAACGTACCGCAAAATTCAACggaacttcttcccccactacattttcttgacgctgccgctggtttctagcgtcaatgaaatcgcatcTTTATTGAGAAGTTATCAAAAATGTAGTATATCCGTTTGCGAATTTTTATAcctcttttattatattgaccTTCTGTGTTTTTCCTACGCCTCACTCTCTCTCGACACTTCAGAGTGACAGGCTCGTTTTAACGTTTTGACACACTGGTCGGCAATTGCTCCGTaagtaagaaatttatatttaacactgATAAATCGCAGTTTTAACACGTTATAACTCCGCTTTTGGTTGTAAGGATAATCGATCTTACCGTTCTATCTGGTCTTCCAACCTGGGAGTTTATTGTCTAAGATGCGATTGACATGGAGCACTTGCAGATCGGCACAACTATATAGTCTACCGAACTTCTGTacggtttttattttacatttcttgtTCTATCCGTTGACTGCGTCTGACTTACAgtttattatgaattttatttttgagttacatattttgtttttacttgTTGACTGCGCCTGTATGGCTCAtagcttttattttcaatttacacCTTATGGTTCACGCGTTTACTGCTCCggttttattcatttttgttttaccGTCGTGAATTTGATTGCGCTTGACTGTCTCTCACAGATCAACTTCGTCGAATTTATGTATTAACGCTGAAGAGGACACAAaaaagtgtcgaaacgtccgttttattataatatatattgttacaataatttgattGCGCATTATTTACGGCGCTTGGCTCCTATTGCCCATATTTCCTTTACTTGATTATTTAGAAGAAcctacttttatttaatttatattaagaacTTCTACTAACGTCGACGTCTCTcaatatatgacatatattatatatcacagAAATgtaactttcactttttcgacactggcggTGCtagtatcgccagtttcgatatcgcgcgcgcattATTATTGATCGATGGATCTGACCACGTGTgagaagattaaattaaattaaattaaataataaaaaaatcaaatacggtgaaataaaatcaaatacggtAAAATACATTGAAATAACGATGAAATTCAATCAAATACGGTAGAATAtggtgaaataaaattaaatatgttaaaatatggtgaaataaaatcaaatacggtaaaataaattgaaataaaaccaaatacggtaaaatacgtgtgaaataaaataaaaaacggtAAAATAcggttaaataaaatcaaatacgaTCCTTCCAGGGGCTAGTTGTCACCCTTCCGGACCCTTTGGGGTCCGGTGGGGGCCTTCTAGTACGGGTTTTGCGAACTCGGAGTGCCCGAGCACAGCAGTACCGTAATTCACGGCGGTCCGCAAGGTCCGTCGTGGACCGGGGAGTCCTTTCAGGACTCGCGAGGTAGGCGGCCTCTATAAAAAGTCTGCCCGGCCTGGACGGGGCCATGAGGGTCGAGCTCTGCTCCGTTACCCGACCGTCCTATAGGAAGGAAAACCCAGACAGAAAACCAGGGGTCCGGCCGCCCTGCTTAGGAGTCTGGCTAGCTTCGGCTACCCAGACTCCATCGGCCGGTAGGGGTTGGCGGCCCTGACTTCAATCGCCTGGTCGGCCGGGACCGCTGGCCTTCTCGCCTAGAGGAAGGAAAATCTCGATAAAAAACCACGGAGTGGGTTTTGGACCCCTCGaccattgcacgccggtgctccggcaggTCGGGGGATTCGGACTCGTCGTGGGGGGATGGGTTCCCCTTTTACCCATTGCACGCCGCACAGTGGGGCGAACGCCTCACTTTTCGGTCATTTGCTTAtaacttctacatttttcaatgaaaaataacttgaaaGGACCCCGCGGAATCCTTATGGAAAATGGTTTTCGGTCAAATGTTTTGAAACTTTGCAAAAAGGTAGTTCTTAACATGTAGATTAAAAGTGTAAATGGGCATGAAACTCTCAAAATTCGAGATTTTGAGTTACAGCCATCCAAAGTGgtagatttttgaatttctgCAGCATATTCCGAAGTTCGGCAACGGTAGCTTATTTTTGTTGGATGaggttttacaaaaaaatggtAAATACAAAAGCTTTGTATTAGATTCAAGGCTCCTTTTCTTTAggctctttttttcattttaaggcCCATCGCCTGTTTGGGACCCATTGCCTATTTGGG
The window above is part of the Temnothorax longispinosus isolate EJ_2023e chromosome 8, Tlon_JGU_v1, whole genome shotgun sequence genome. Proteins encoded here:
- the LOC139818326 gene encoding uncharacterized protein — translated: MASIDLRDAYYLIPIAESDRKYLRFEFEEKLCQFSCLPFGLSTAPYVFTKIVKPIISDLRRKGLLSVVYLDDFLLFGRSHDECVSNVLQTRIALENLGFIINEEKSQLSPVQRCKYLGFVFDSNQMTIKLPKEKKLRALETMSKFIVNRKYKIREFAQMVGSIVSCCPAIKFGYAHTKSLEREKFLALEENNGNYDASMTLSNNIKTDLLWWKRNIQKTCNSIDALNFQLEIYSDASLTGWGAACGNETAHGSLDASERSKHINFLELKAAFFGLKCFAKHLRSTDILLRIDNTTTISYINRMGGVQNVRLNRITQEIWGWCEARDIILFASYISSKDNFIADAESRKIEPETEYELANEAFEKISTTLGKPQIDLFASRVNTKCKKYFSWFKDPNSLSVDAFTKSWTDFLLLCVSAIRDYP